Proteins encoded by one window of Synechococcus sp. WH 7805:
- a CDS encoding riboflavin synthase, with amino-acid sequence MFTGLVQAVGRVERRGRGLLVEGCAPFAPLQLGDSVAVDGVCLTVASLVGDGFLADVSEETLQRTSLGRKASRGGAVNLEPALRLSDRLGGHLVSGHVDGTGEVVSIEALPQSWTVELRWNNSHFGRYICDKASVAVNGISLTVAGSSDQGTRFWVAVIPHTWSVTALRDLEVGDDVNLEIDLLARYTERLLAAGDRGEPSGELSADWLSAHGWG; translated from the coding sequence ATGTTCACGGGGTTGGTGCAAGCGGTCGGACGGGTGGAACGCCGGGGCCGGGGACTGCTCGTCGAGGGCTGTGCCCCGTTCGCTCCGCTTCAGCTCGGCGACAGCGTTGCCGTCGATGGGGTGTGTCTCACTGTGGCATCGCTGGTGGGTGATGGGTTCCTGGCCGATGTGAGCGAGGAGACCTTGCAAAGGACCTCACTGGGTCGCAAGGCCTCCAGGGGAGGGGCTGTCAATCTCGAGCCCGCTCTGCGACTCTCGGACCGACTCGGAGGTCATCTCGTGAGTGGTCACGTGGATGGAACGGGCGAGGTGGTCTCGATTGAGGCGCTTCCCCAGTCCTGGACGGTGGAATTGCGCTGGAACAATTCCCATTTCGGCCGCTACATCTGCGATAAGGCCAGCGTTGCCGTCAACGGCATCAGCCTCACCGTGGCCGGGAGCAGCGACCAAGGCACACGGTTCTGGGTTGCTGTGATTCCCCACACCTGGTCGGTCACCGCACTCAGGGATCTTGAGGTTGGAGACGATGTCAATCTTGAGATCGATCTGTTGGCGCGTTACACCGAACGGCTTCTCGCTGCCGGTGATAGAGGAGAGCCCTCTGGGGAGCTCAGTGCTGACTGGCTCTCAGCCCATGGCTGGGGCTGA
- a CDS encoding HdeD family acid-resistance protein yields the protein MSSEDRSGSLGTFKTFAIAEGILLIVLGILALVFPVIASVWTTVVIAVLFLVGGLVGWISNLARSGRMGRWICFWRLVVSTLFLVAGVSMISNFGDTADALQQVAAFALAIGIVFLVEGVVAFFSGLAHANRSGAGWAIANGVITFILGMLIVTLKFWGLLWVLGTLVGISFLFSGLELIVFSSSMHDDQNPPAAT from the coding sequence ATGAGCTCTGAGGACCGCTCCGGTTCCCTTGGAACCTTCAAGACCTTTGCGATTGCCGAAGGAATCCTGCTGATTGTTCTCGGCATCCTTGCCCTGGTGTTTCCTGTCATCGCTTCGGTTTGGACCACCGTGGTGATCGCCGTTCTGTTCCTGGTCGGTGGCTTGGTGGGTTGGATTAGCAACCTGGCCCGTTCCGGACGCATGGGCCGTTGGATCTGTTTCTGGCGTCTTGTGGTGTCAACCCTGTTCCTCGTGGCCGGCGTTTCGATGATCAGCAACTTTGGTGATACTGCTGATGCTCTTCAGCAGGTTGCTGCCTTCGCTCTGGCGATCGGCATCGTCTTTTTGGTGGAGGGCGTCGTGGCCTTCTTCAGCGGGTTGGCCCATGCCAACCGTTCTGGAGCCGGCTGGGCTATCGCCAATGGTGTGATCACTTTCATCCTTGGAATGCTGATCGTGACCTTGAAGTTCTGGGGATTGCTCTGGGTCCTCGGAACATTGGTGGGAATCAGCTTCCTCTTCAGCGGACTTGAGCTGATTGTGTTCAGCAGCTCAATGCACGACGATCAAAATCCTCCTGCTGCGACCTGA
- a CDS encoding AbrB family transcriptional regulator, protein MLVGDELLSKARALSNRPEDEIARGCGYVGPSGRVLRKSFYRALVEAKGYKLPSSSPSTGGTRGRQADFRTRVHGNGNLLIGHAYTRRLGLTPGQEFKIELNSDSGTIVLNPMHDSECSLDDIES, encoded by the coding sequence ATGTTGGTAGGGGACGAATTGCTCTCTAAGGCCCGCGCTCTTAGCAACCGGCCTGAAGATGAAATTGCTCGGGGATGCGGTTACGTCGGCCCCAGTGGGCGCGTGCTGCGCAAAAGCTTCTATCGCGCTCTGGTTGAAGCCAAGGGTTACAAACTTCCCTCCAGCTCACCCAGCACCGGCGGGACACGTGGCCGGCAAGCTGACTTCCGAACGCGGGTTCATGGCAATGGAAACCTGCTCATTGGGCATGCATACACACGCCGATTAGGACTCACCCCAGGGCAGGAATTCAAAATCGAACTCAACTCCGATTCCGGCACCATCGTTCTGAATCCAATGCACGACTCAGAATGTTCTCTCGACGACATTGAGAGTTGA
- a CDS encoding aldo/keto reductase has translation MTRRRAFGDGPAVSLFTLGTMRALQSKDQMLSVLRSARDAGINHVETAPAYGPAETFLGQALRQLDQEGTGPAEGDWVITSKLLPGQTLDQARRALDASLERLDRPRMENLAIHGINREEHLHWALIGDGAQLIDWALTSGKVGQVGFTSHGSNALIQQAINSGRFRFCGLHLHLLDPQRISLAEDALGQQMGVLAISPADKGGRLQAPSDQLVSDCAPFAPLALAYRFLLAAGVSTLTVGAETPTDLSLAAALANQDGPLMEQETKVLARLEALRRERVGVEFCGQCRACLPCPSEVPIPELLRLRNLALGHDLKEFAEERYNLIGRAGHWWETVNADACAHCGDCLPRCPNHLPIPDLLDDTHRRLAAAPRRRLWG, from the coding sequence ATGACAAGGCGGCGCGCCTTCGGCGACGGCCCAGCTGTGAGCCTGTTCACGCTCGGCACCATGCGAGCGCTGCAATCAAAAGACCAGATGCTGTCCGTGCTGCGAAGCGCCCGCGACGCTGGCATCAACCACGTGGAAACAGCACCGGCCTACGGTCCGGCTGAAACCTTTCTGGGACAAGCGCTGAGGCAGCTGGATCAGGAGGGAACTGGTCCTGCGGAAGGCGACTGGGTCATCACCAGCAAACTGTTGCCTGGCCAGACCCTGGACCAAGCCCGTCGCGCTCTTGATGCCAGCCTGGAACGCTTGGATCGCCCCAGGATGGAGAACCTGGCGATCCATGGCATCAACCGGGAGGAGCATCTCCACTGGGCCCTGATCGGTGACGGAGCACAGCTGATCGACTGGGCACTGACCAGCGGCAAGGTCGGACAGGTGGGATTCACCAGTCATGGATCCAATGCACTGATCCAGCAGGCGATCAACAGCGGCCGCTTCCGGTTCTGCGGCCTTCACCTCCACCTCCTGGATCCGCAGCGCATCTCCTTGGCTGAGGACGCTTTGGGCCAGCAGATGGGTGTGCTCGCTATCTCCCCGGCAGACAAGGGCGGTCGACTGCAGGCACCGAGTGATCAACTGGTCAGCGACTGCGCTCCCTTCGCTCCCCTCGCGCTGGCTTACCGCTTTCTGCTGGCCGCAGGGGTGAGCACACTCACGGTGGGAGCGGAGACACCCACCGACTTGAGCCTGGCCGCTGCCCTGGCCAACCAAGACGGCCCCCTGATGGAGCAGGAAACGAAGGTTCTTGCCCGCCTGGAAGCGCTGAGACGCGAACGGGTGGGAGTGGAGTTCTGCGGCCAATGCCGTGCCTGCCTGCCCTGTCCCAGCGAAGTCCCAATTCCCGAGCTGCTGCGATTGCGCAATCTGGCCCTCGGCCACGATCTCAAGGAATTCGCAGAGGAGCGATACAACCTGATTGGACGCGCGGGGCACTGGTGGGAAACAGTGAATGCCGATGCCTGCGCACACTGCGGGGACTGCCTGCCCCGCTGTCCCAATCACTTGCCGATCCCCGATCTGCTGGATGACACTCACCGCAGGCTTGCCGCAGCGCCAAGGCGGCGCCTATGGGGCTGA
- a CDS encoding cytochrome c oxidase subunit 3 yields the protein MTSLTPQDQIKEQIEHHEEEHPDHRMFGLATFLVADAMTFAGFFAAYLTFKAVNPLMPGAVYELELPLPILNTILLLVSSATFHRAGVNLRKGLNERCRYWLLGTAGLALAFLVSQMVEYFTLPFGLADNLYASTFYALTGFHGLHVTLGALMILIVWWQCRTPSGRVSATNHFPLEAAELYWHFVDGIWVVLFVILYLI from the coding sequence ATGACGTCTTTGACACCACAAGACCAGATCAAAGAACAGATCGAACATCACGAGGAGGAGCATCCCGACCATCGCATGTTCGGACTCGCCACATTCCTAGTGGCCGATGCCATGACGTTCGCCGGCTTCTTCGCCGCATACCTCACGTTCAAGGCCGTCAACCCCCTGATGCCTGGAGCCGTGTATGAACTCGAACTGCCCCTGCCCATCTTGAATACCATCCTGCTCCTCGTGAGCAGTGCCACGTTTCATCGCGCAGGAGTGAATCTTCGCAAAGGTCTCAACGAACGTTGCCGTTACTGGTTACTTGGTACAGCAGGGCTTGCTCTCGCTTTTCTCGTCAGTCAGATGGTGGAGTACTTCACGCTGCCCTTCGGACTTGCTGACAATCTCTACGCCAGCACGTTTTACGCCCTGACTGGATTCCACGGCCTGCATGTGACCCTGGGAGCACTGATGATCCTGATTGTCTGGTGGCAGTGCCGGACTCCTTCAGGGAGAGTGAGCGCCACCAATCACTTTCCCCTGGAAGCCGCTGAGCTCTACTGGCATTTCGTCGATGGCATCTGGGTGGTTCTGTTCGTCATTCTCTATCTCATCTGA
- a CDS encoding cytochrome c oxidase subunit II, protein MQIPSAIVTLVLGMLLVLGGLWIGQNINLLPVDASTNAPIYDELFRVLFSIGTILFLGIVGLIIFSLVRFRRRPGQLGDGLALEGNLPLEVFWTAVPAIVVLFVGLFSYDIYERMGGMAPLSHGDHGTSMQTEQRIWGGIGSSEISTTPAASALQPLPVEVTAMQFAFLFHYPDGDIMSGELHVQAGRPVTLRMEAKDVIHAFWVPEFRLKQDVIPGQPTLLDFTPTRPGRYPIVCAELCGPYHGGMRSTVVVESPDDFNTWLQANRKPPVQEA, encoded by the coding sequence GTGCAGATCCCCTCTGCGATCGTCACTCTGGTACTGGGGATGCTCCTTGTCCTAGGGGGACTATGGATCGGCCAGAACATCAATCTTCTGCCCGTTGACGCCAGTACCAATGCACCCATCTATGACGAGCTATTCCGTGTTCTTTTCAGCATCGGAACAATCCTGTTTCTCGGCATTGTCGGTCTGATCATCTTCAGCCTTGTGCGTTTTCGCCGTCGTCCTGGCCAACTTGGAGATGGCTTGGCCCTCGAAGGGAATCTCCCATTGGAAGTGTTCTGGACTGCCGTTCCAGCAATCGTGGTGCTCTTCGTTGGTCTTTTTAGTTACGACATCTATGAACGAATGGGTGGAATGGCGCCTTTGAGTCATGGTGACCATGGGACATCGATGCAAACCGAACAACGCATCTGGGGAGGCATCGGATCATCAGAAATCTCTACAACGCCTGCTGCATCAGCGTTGCAACCATTGCCAGTTGAAGTCACAGCGATGCAATTTGCATTTCTATTCCATTACCCAGATGGCGACATCATGTCCGGAGAATTGCATGTGCAAGCAGGTCGCCCGGTAACTCTTCGCATGGAAGCAAAAGATGTCATTCATGCGTTCTGGGTACCCGAATTTCGTCTCAAACAGGATGTGATCCCAGGACAACCGACGCTGCTGGATTTCACTCCAACTCGACCGGGGCGCTACCCCATCGTCTGCGCCGAGCTCTGTGGTCCGTACCACGGAGGCATGCGCTCAACCGTTGTGGTCGAAAGCCCTGACGATTTCAACACCTGGCTTCAGGCGAACCGTAAACCCCCAGTGCAAGAGGCATGA
- a CDS encoding bifunctional nuclease family protein: MVEMSVAGIALDASSRSPIVLLRDPSRRRQVPIWIDQAQAHNIMAGLNGTPQPRPLSHDLMAALLEAGGLQLERVIIHAIEDSTFRAVLRLRHEQDEDQPAAREATESESEEECLAEIDARPSDAIALAIRTGSSIWMLEEVVAEASIAVDAEADAEDQDEFRRFLDQVSPAALVRHLESRDSADPNDATNDSPNV; encoded by the coding sequence GTGGTGGAGATGAGTGTGGCTGGCATCGCCCTCGATGCCAGCAGCAGAAGTCCGATCGTGCTGTTGCGCGACCCGTCCAGGCGCCGACAAGTACCGATCTGGATCGATCAGGCCCAAGCCCACAACATCATGGCGGGGCTGAACGGAACGCCCCAGCCCCGGCCCCTCAGCCATGACCTCATGGCGGCCCTGCTTGAGGCAGGAGGTCTGCAGCTGGAGCGGGTGATCATCCACGCCATTGAAGACAGCACGTTCCGTGCTGTGCTGCGGCTCAGGCACGAGCAGGACGAGGATCAGCCCGCTGCGCGGGAGGCAACCGAGTCGGAATCAGAGGAGGAGTGCCTGGCGGAGATCGATGCCCGCCCGAGCGACGCCATCGCCCTGGCGATCCGCACCGGCAGCAGCATCTGGATGCTGGAGGAGGTGGTCGCTGAGGCCTCAATCGCTGTGGATGCCGAAGCCGACGCAGAGGATCAGGATGAATTCCGCCGGTTTCTGGATCAAGTCAGCCCCGCCGCGCTGGTGCGCCACCTGGAAAGCCGGGACTCGGCGGATCCCAACGATGCAACGAACGATTCACCGAACGTTTGA
- a CDS encoding heme A synthase: protein MGSIRLRLAQLAAHLVVALVALVVIGGATRVMEAGLACPDWPLCYGTFLPGRQMNLQVFLEWFHRLDAFVVGVALLVQLAVVGWHRRNLPAWLLPFSGLLVLMVALQGGLGALTVLQLLPSAVVTAHLALALTLVISVSGLTQVLLNDSEAASAPRWWPWLGGMSVFAVTAQSLLGGRMATSWAAQRCLEAGQSCQWLHWHRSFATPVATTVALFVVVALLAGGWARQQWPLLLMALSLVAAQVALGVSTLRMGLAQPALTVGHQLVACLLVAVLSALTCRRPPASSAHRPVVLDSSILETCHG, encoded by the coding sequence ATGGGTTCGATCCGACTCCGTCTCGCTCAGCTTGCAGCGCATTTGGTGGTGGCCCTCGTGGCCCTGGTCGTCATCGGTGGTGCCACCCGTGTGATGGAGGCCGGTTTGGCCTGTCCTGACTGGCCTCTCTGCTACGGGACGTTTCTTCCAGGTCGGCAGATGAATCTGCAGGTTTTTCTGGAATGGTTTCACCGGCTCGATGCGTTTGTGGTGGGCGTCGCTCTGCTTGTGCAGCTCGCTGTTGTTGGGTGGCATCGACGCAATCTGCCGGCCTGGCTTCTTCCCTTCAGCGGTCTCCTCGTGCTGATGGTTGCTCTGCAGGGAGGCCTGGGGGCTCTCACCGTGCTTCAGCTCTTGCCGTCGGCCGTCGTGACGGCCCATCTGGCACTCGCGTTGACCCTTGTGATCTCTGTGAGCGGCCTAACCCAAGTTTTATTGAACGACTCCGAAGCTGCTTCTGCCCCGCGTTGGTGGCCCTGGCTCGGGGGGATGAGCGTGTTTGCTGTCACCGCTCAGAGTCTTCTCGGGGGGCGGATGGCAACGTCCTGGGCAGCGCAGCGCTGTCTTGAGGCTGGTCAGTCCTGCCAATGGCTGCACTGGCATCGATCCTTTGCAACTCCTGTGGCAACGACCGTCGCTCTGTTTGTTGTCGTGGCCCTGCTCGCCGGTGGCTGGGCCCGGCAGCAGTGGCCGCTGTTGCTCATGGCGCTTTCTCTGGTGGCAGCCCAGGTCGCTCTCGGGGTGTCGACGTTGCGCATGGGCTTGGCCCAGCCGGCATTGACTGTGGGACATCAGCTCGTGGCCTGTCTTTTGGTGGCCGTGCTTTCCGCCCTCACCTGCCGTCGTCCTCCGGCGTCATCGGCACACCGTCCTGTCGTTCTCGACTCATCAATTCTGGAGACTTGTCATGGCTAG
- a CDS encoding heme o synthase translates to MASSSATAVPLTREQVVPSRKRIKLPPWLEVAKPRLIPLLLATTLGGMALTEGWPLSSPRLVCTLGGGALAAAAAGVLNCLWEQELDGRMQRTSGRALPSGRLSPSAAFAGAVSCALAAATLLVSGVNCLAAGLSLLGLCSYVLLYTALLKPRTPQNIVIGGVAGAIPPLVGAAAATGHVGLGGWWLFALVMVWTPAHFWALALLLRDDYRAVGIPMLPVVKGPLVTARAIRRYGWATVIISFLGVWALPEGGLLYGLLLLPFNGRLLQMVERLADEPDSTERAKGLFRWSILYLFGICLLLIFSRQSGAALFDLQLRSWIASFPSGFPGISA, encoded by the coding sequence ATGGCTAGTTCATCCGCCACAGCAGTCCCGCTCACTCGGGAGCAGGTTGTTCCCTCGAGAAAACGTATCAAGCTTCCTCCCTGGTTGGAGGTGGCCAAGCCACGCCTGATTCCTCTTCTGCTGGCCACCACCCTTGGGGGAATGGCGCTCACGGAAGGTTGGCCGCTGTCGTCGCCTCGGCTTGTCTGCACCCTGGGTGGAGGTGCCCTCGCTGCTGCAGCTGCCGGTGTTCTCAACTGTCTTTGGGAGCAAGAGCTCGACGGCCGAATGCAGCGCACCAGTGGACGAGCCCTGCCATCGGGTCGCCTGTCTCCCTCAGCGGCATTCGCAGGCGCGGTCTCCTGCGCACTAGCCGCTGCAACCCTGCTGGTGAGCGGTGTGAACTGCCTTGCTGCGGGACTTTCGCTACTGGGGCTATGCAGCTATGTGCTGCTCTACACGGCTCTCCTCAAGCCTCGGACACCTCAAAACATTGTGATCGGAGGGGTGGCTGGGGCGATTCCACCGTTGGTCGGAGCCGCTGCAGCTACCGGACATGTCGGCCTCGGTGGTTGGTGGTTGTTCGCCTTGGTGATGGTGTGGACTCCTGCCCATTTCTGGGCTCTCGCCTTATTGCTGCGCGATGACTACCGCGCCGTAGGCATCCCCATGTTGCCGGTGGTGAAAGGGCCGCTTGTGACGGCGCGGGCAATTCGTCGTTATGGGTGGGCAACGGTGATCATCAGCTTTTTGGGAGTTTGGGCTCTCCCTGAAGGGGGCTTGTTGTACGGCCTGCTTCTGCTTCCTTTCAATGGAAGGCTGTTGCAAATGGTTGAACGGCTCGCTGATGAGCCCGACAGCACCGAGCGCGCCAAGGGCCTGTTCCGCTGGTCGATTCTCTATCTCTTCGGGATCTGTCTGCTCCTGATCTTCAGCCGTCAATCAGGTGCTGCATTATTTGACCTACAGCTAAGAAGCTGGATTGCCTCCTTCCCGAGCGGCTTCCCCGGCATTAGTGCCTAG
- the ctaD gene encoding cytochrome c oxidase subunit I produces MTLTVPQQSPPTPQSLQPTGWLRYLSFSVDHKVIGLQYMVCGFAFYLIGGALAGAIRTELVSPISDFMPRDVYNQVLTLHGTVMIFLWIVPVVNGAFGNYLIPFYVGARDMAFPRLNAVAFWLIPPAGLLLISSYFITGAAQSGWTAYPPLSLTTPASGQIIWILSVLLLGGSSIFGGINFIATILKLRRPGLKLMQLPMYCWAMLGTSILVVLSTPVLAGTLIMLSFDIVAHTGFFNPGLGGNVVVYQHLFWFYSHPAVYIMVLPAFGLVSEILPIHCRKPLFGYTTMVYSIMAIVGLGLVVWAHHMFTSGTPPWMRLFFTIATAFIAVPTGIKFFNWLATLWGGKISLNSAVLFSCGFIVNFVLGGITGVALAQVPFDVHVHDTYFVVAHFHYIVYGGSVFVIFASIYHWYPKVTGRLMNEHLGRFHFLITFVGFNLCFAPQHWLGLNGMPRRVAEYDPQFQLINQFSSVGALLMAISTLPFLWNVIASASQGAIAGDNPWNALTPEWLTTSPPPVENWKGEPPLVANPYAYGTPEDEIDLRSVSGSDLWRNGQ; encoded by the coding sequence ATGACACTCACTGTTCCCCAACAATCACCACCGACTCCACAGTCCCTGCAACCAACGGGCTGGTTGCGATACCTGAGCTTCAGTGTTGACCACAAGGTCATCGGACTGCAGTACATGGTCTGCGGATTTGCCTTCTATTTAATCGGTGGAGCTTTGGCAGGTGCGATCCGTACAGAACTGGTCAGCCCCATCTCGGATTTCATGCCCCGGGATGTGTATAACCAAGTGCTCACTTTGCATGGCACGGTGATGATCTTTCTTTGGATCGTGCCGGTGGTGAATGGTGCTTTCGGAAACTATCTGATTCCCTTCTATGTGGGCGCACGTGATATGGCGTTCCCCAGACTCAATGCTGTGGCTTTCTGGCTGATCCCTCCAGCAGGCCTGCTCCTGATCAGCAGTTACTTCATCACAGGGGCGGCTCAGTCCGGGTGGACGGCTTACCCACCACTCAGCCTCACGACACCAGCGAGTGGCCAGATCATCTGGATCCTGAGTGTGTTGTTACTCGGAGGGAGTTCCATTTTTGGAGGCATCAATTTCATTGCCACGATTCTGAAGCTACGCCGGCCAGGATTGAAATTGATGCAATTACCGATGTATTGCTGGGCCATGCTTGGGACCAGCATTTTGGTCGTGCTGTCCACACCTGTGCTGGCTGGAACGTTGATCATGCTCAGTTTCGACATCGTGGCTCACACCGGATTTTTTAATCCAGGATTGGGCGGCAATGTTGTGGTGTATCAACACTTGTTCTGGTTTTATTCCCATCCAGCGGTCTACATCATGGTGCTTCCAGCCTTTGGCCTGGTGAGTGAAATTCTCCCAATCCATTGCCGAAAACCCCTGTTCGGCTACACCACCATGGTGTATTCGATCATGGCAATTGTGGGGTTGGGTTTAGTAGTTTGGGCCCACCACATGTTCACCAGCGGAACACCTCCCTGGATGCGTCTGTTTTTCACGATTGCCACGGCCTTCATCGCCGTTCCCACAGGAATTAAATTCTTCAATTGGCTTGCCACCCTCTGGGGAGGAAAGATCAGCCTCAACAGCGCCGTGCTGTTTTCCTGCGGCTTCATCGTCAATTTCGTCCTCGGCGGCATCACCGGCGTGGCACTGGCCCAAGTGCCTTTCGATGTGCATGTCCATGACACCTACTTTGTTGTTGCTCATTTCCACTACATCGTCTACGGAGGCTCGGTGTTTGTGATTTTCGCGTCGATCTACCACTGGTACCCGAAGGTGACAGGGCGGCTGATGAATGAACATCTCGGGCGGTTTCACTTCCTGATCACATTTGTTGGGTTCAACCTTTGCTTCGCTCCGCAACACTGGCTCGGACTGAACGGCATGCCCCGCCGGGTCGCGGAATACGACCCTCAGTTCCAGCTGATCAACCAATTCAGCAGTGTGGGTGCCTTGTTGATGGCCATCAGCACACTCCCCTTTCTCTGGAACGTGATCGCCAGCGCCAGCCAGGGTGCCATTGCTGGCGACAACCCCTGGAATGCCCTCACACCCGAATGGCTCACCACCTCTCCGCCACCGGTGGAGAACTGGAAAGGAGAGCCGCCGCTGGTCGCCAATCCCTACGCCTACGGCACTCCTGAGGATGAAATCGACCTTCGTTCCGTGAGTGGGAGTGATCTCTGGAGGAATGGACAATGA
- a CDS encoding ABC transporter permease — protein sequence MTNPAFDLSTPRQYQRSAMSELAQETGALTRRLFVQLQRRPSTLVAGILQPLIWLVLFGALFSRAPEGLLPGGVSYGRFLGAGVIVFTAFSGALNAGLPVMFDREFGFLNRLLVAPLRSRSSIVLASVIYITTLSLVQSLAIMITASLLGYGWPGAAGLVLVMVTLLLLVFAVTALSLGLAFALPGHIELIAVIFVANLPLLFASTALAPLSYMPPWLGWLAALNPLTFAIEPIRAAYAGPLDLSSVLLEAPYGDVTGTTCLLVLSLLTAGLFLLIRPLLNRKLA from the coding sequence ATGACCAACCCTGCTTTCGATCTCTCCACCCCACGGCAGTACCAACGCTCCGCCATGTCTGAGCTTGCCCAGGAGACAGGCGCTCTCACCCGCAGGCTGTTCGTCCAACTTCAGCGGCGACCGTCCACCCTGGTGGCGGGGATCCTTCAGCCTTTGATCTGGCTGGTTCTGTTCGGCGCTTTGTTTTCCAGAGCTCCGGAAGGCCTTCTGCCCGGCGGTGTGAGTTACGGGCGGTTCCTGGGTGCTGGGGTGATTGTGTTCACAGCGTTCAGCGGAGCTCTCAATGCCGGCTTACCGGTGATGTTTGATCGGGAATTCGGTTTCCTCAATCGCCTGCTTGTGGCTCCATTGCGCAGTCGTAGTTCGATTGTGCTCGCCTCTGTGATCTACATCACCACCTTGAGCCTTGTGCAGAGTCTGGCAATCATGATCACGGCCTCACTTCTCGGATACGGCTGGCCAGGAGCGGCAGGTCTTGTTCTCGTGATGGTCACGCTTCTGCTGCTGGTGTTTGCTGTGACCGCCTTGAGCCTGGGGCTCGCCTTCGCGCTTCCCGGTCATATCGAGCTGATCGCCGTGATCTTCGTAGCGAACTTGCCTCTCTTGTTCGCCAGTACCGCCTTGGCTCCCCTTAGTTACATGCCTCCCTGGTTGGGCTGGCTAGCAGCGCTGAATCCCCTTACCTTCGCGATAGAACCCATTCGTGCCGCCTATGCCGGTCCGTTGGATCTTTCTTCCGTTCTTCTGGAAGCTCCCTACGGGGATGTGACCGGCACCACCTGTCTGCTTGTGCTTTCTCTGCTGACAGCCGGCCTGTTTCTTCTCATTCGCCCCCTGCTCAATCGCAAGCTCGCCTGA
- a CDS encoding daunorubicin resistance protein DrrA family ABC transporter ATP-binding protein has product MSLIELDHLVKSYGMVPALTDLTLAVPEGCLYGFLGPNGAGKTTTLRILATLLSPDHGRVIVAGVDALQNPRQVRQILGYVAQEVAIDKILTGRELLALQGDLYHLPRMDRNQRIDDLIQRLSMGDWIDRRCGTYSGGMRRRLDLAAGLLHSPRLLVLDEPTVGLDLESRAVIWDVLQDLRDQGTTILLSSHYLEEVEALAERMAIIDAGRVIAEGSPEELKCALGGDRVTLRVREFSNQTEAEKVRELLDAVEGVRRIVINRAQGHSLNLVVDGDHVLPRLKQRLGESDLPVFSLAQSRPSLDDVYLQATGRTLMDAELAVVGQRDPKQERRQSMR; this is encoded by the coding sequence ATGTCACTGATTGAGCTGGATCATCTGGTGAAGTCCTACGGGATGGTTCCGGCTCTGACGGATCTCACTCTCGCTGTTCCTGAAGGCTGCCTCTACGGATTTCTCGGTCCCAATGGGGCTGGTAAAACCACGACATTGCGCATCCTCGCCACGCTGCTGTCACCCGATCACGGTCGGGTGATTGTGGCCGGAGTCGATGCGTTGCAGAACCCCCGTCAAGTACGACAGATCCTTGGGTACGTGGCCCAAGAGGTGGCGATCGACAAAATCCTCACAGGTCGTGAACTTCTGGCTTTGCAGGGCGATCTTTATCACCTGCCCAGAATGGACAGGAATCAGCGCATCGATGATCTGATTCAGCGTCTTTCGATGGGGGATTGGATTGACCGGCGCTGCGGAACCTATTCCGGTGGAATGCGGCGCCGGTTGGATCTTGCTGCTGGTTTATTGCATTCTCCACGCCTTTTGGTGCTTGATGAGCCCACCGTTGGCCTTGATCTCGAGAGTCGCGCCGTGATCTGGGATGTGCTTCAGGACCTCAGGGACCAAGGCACAACCATCCTGCTCAGCAGTCATTACCTCGAGGAGGTTGAGGCCCTGGCCGAACGCATGGCGATCATCGACGCTGGTCGGGTGATTGCTGAGGGGTCCCCCGAAGAGCTGAAATGTGCCCTTGGAGGCGATCGCGTCACGCTGCGTGTGCGTGAATTCAGTAATCAAACCGAGGCGGAAAAGGTCCGTGAGCTTCTGGATGCCGTTGAAGGCGTGCGCAGGATCGTGATCAACAGGGCTCAAGGACATTCCTTGAACCTTGTTGTGGATGGAGACCATGTCCTCCCCCGCCTCAAGCAGCGCCTGGGTGAAAGCGATCTTCCCGTGTTCTCCCTGGCCCAGAGTCGACCAAGCCTGGATGATGTCTACCTGCAGGCGACGGGCCGCACCCTGATGGATGCCGAACTTGCGGTGGTCGGTCAGCGTGATCCCAAGCAGGAGCGTCGACAGTCGATGCGTTGA